agacaAGAGATAGAGTGGGTTTCTGCAGGAGGCCCATCCCCGCGCGCCCCCCTCTCCGCGTCCCCCCGTTACATGTGGAGGGGTCGGGGGGGCTGGCTGGGGCGGTTAACAGTCCTCAGACCCTTCGTTGTCAGAGGCCGTGTCGGAGTCGGCCGTGTCGGTGAGGACACGACCCGGGGTGACGATAACCGCTCTGCGCTTCTCTTCCTCGGGCACAACCATCCGTTCCTGCGTGCCTTCGATGTGCTGGATTGCCTACGGACGAACCAAAACATGACGGTGACTTTGTGATGCAACTCTTAAAGTTTATTTAGTAAAGTAGATTTTGGATATAAAGATCCAGTGCTCCCTATAAATCAGCAAAGAAGctttttctgaaaatatttttgcacattTCTAATTCGATTCTACGTCTCGTCGAGTTCAAAACCACTTGACACCGGCCAAATGAAACTTCACTCTGAAGCTCTACCTACATTTTTACTTAAGAACTGAGAATTAGCGCAAAATTGTTAATCGTTTTACCTGCACAATGGTGTCCAAGTTCTGTCGTGACGTGGATGCTGTGTTGATCACGGAGGTGGGGTTACCCATGGTTACCACGGTGACGTGATGGGAAGGGGGGTGGCGGCGCGGGGGCGGGAACGATGACTGTTGCGTGATGGGTGGGTGCAGGTGGCGTGGCAGGAGAAAACATCTGAGAGATGAAGCACACATATCTTCAATCAGCAAACCTTATGATGCTTCACTTTGAAGATAtcaacaaactttttttatcatctttttatcatttatcaaagtttcatcattttcatcatttcgATCAGTGTATgatattttacagaaaacaaacttCTCGTAACTCAAATCCTCAAAAGTCAGAGGATTTTATTGTTTGCACTgtgtgtttcacaaaaaaatgaatgatatgGTGGTAATTCTGCATCTTAAACTCTTCTAATGCCCTCTAGTGGATCAACACTTCAGCTGTAACTTAATTGTGATGTTAGAGAAATGCCGGAGCGTCTCACCAGCGGGCTGCGAGCGGGAGCCGTCTCCTTTCCCAACTGCTCCTGCTGCTGTATGCGCATCAGAGTCTGCGTTTGCACCTGCTGTTCCTGGACGTGCTGGGCGATCACCTTTAGCTTCTCAGGGTACAAGTGGGCATCCAATGAGCGGATCTGATACAAACAGAGAGTCCCATTTAGTGTACAGTATTTTACTTCATCTCAACTTATGTCTAGCAAATTTCAAAGAGCTGGatttcatttgcatttcaagTATGATGCTCTCAGGGAAGTTTGGTTCCTTCTGTGATTCCTCATTAAATACACAAAGTCTAAAGTGAGCTAATTATAGCGGGCCGCTAATGAACAGTTTGATAACAGATTACACAGACGGCAACTCTTCCACGCTGCCATGAATACAAACACGAGATCTGGCCGAGCAAAGCTCTGAGCGACAGATCAAACAGCACCCGATGAAAACTGAAGTCTCACAAACTTTGATCAACAAAAGTGACTAAAACTATTTGTCTCAGGGAGCCAGCGCTGAatgctttcattatttttccTTAGGAAAGCACCAATACAGAAGTTTGGCAAATGTGACAGATAATAAAGCatctgttcattaaaaaaatattaacagccCCAAAGTACAACTGGCCAATAGTGAAATGAATAAGTTATGTTCAATGACCCACGTTTTGCACTAAAAACGTCTTGCATAAAAtgcgttttttattttaagataaaaactacataataatgtaatagtgtctaataatatgaTAAAACGATGGTTTTCATGGTTTCGTACCTGTTCCTCCAGCATCATGCGAACCGAGCGTTCTTTATCCAGCTGTTGTCGGAGTTCGATCATCTCTCGCCGGAGATCCTCCACTTTCTCCTCCTCGAGGATGTCTGGAGAGCCGATGCCCTCGTCCTTCTCCTCCGCACGCCTCCTCTTTGGGGAGGAGCCGCTGAACTCCTTCTGAGATGACAGGAAAGATCATTTGTGAGAACAGTCACGTAAAGATGCTCTGCTTTCAGTTGCTAGTGTCGAGTTCTATGAAAGTCGCTTCGGATCGGttaaacattcaaattaaatgtaatataatttttcaagctATTTTTTGAGAACACCAAAATACacctaaatattttttgtgatggAGGCGGTGAAAATGTTGGCAAGGCAAATGagatgtaaataacattaaaataaataagactTCTTTTAGACAATAAATCTAATTCAAACAACAGCTAAGCCTGTCACGATCAAGAAATTTGGCTGACGATTAATCGTCTATTAAATAATTCTGAATATGCAGATTAATCGTCTGTTCAAAGGTTTTAACATATTGCCATTCATTACAATTAATTTGgtcaatgaataaaatatagatacatTTAGAAACGTGAAAATTCTGTTAATAACTAATAAAATTCCCTATAGAGTAACATTAacagaatagaaaaaaaactgagaCAGGAGGATGATGTCGTCTTCCTGTCAAGATGCAGCCAATCAGGAATCACTTTGGTAAAACTCACACACAAAAAGTACAAATCTGATTCAActcaaatgatgaagaaatatCATTTGAAGGTAACAGTGGACATTGGATGTAATATGCTGTAGCTCACCCTTGTTTTCTAAGGATTTACAATCTGACATTATTGCGATTATGTCAAATAATTGCGACGAgacgattatttaataattgcgACAGCCCCAACAACAGCAAGCACATTTGCAACAaacttttagttttattaactTGCCAGCTGGTTACAGATGTCTACCAGTAATGCCCAAATGACCCAGTATCGGTCGATTAATCGTCTGGCAAATTGTATCAGTCTATTTCTAACATGCACCAGGTGCGAGTCTGGTTTCTCGGGTCAAAGATCTTCACCTGTATGTAGCGTTTGAGTTGGGTGTTCTGTTGCAGCAGCCGGGTCTTCTCCTGCTCCATTGAGAAGATGTATTCGGCCGTCTGCTGTAAGATGGCAGCctggaaaagagagagagagagaaagagagggagagagagagagaaagagagggagatcACATTACATCCTTCTGAAAGCTCAGAAATAACGGTCCACATCACTCGAGCAGCTGTGGTTACAGTGAcgtgatggatggatgtatacATACAAGCTGCCATGTGCcgtaaaaaattgaaaaaataccaaaatcaagccaataaaataaacttgaatgaaaaataataaagattgaaatgtttatattttcttgtcTCATTTACCCTCAGATGAGGCATTTCACCCCAATGTTGACTCAAGCTTTAAGCCCGTACACATCCTTTATCGaacatgaaaaatgtttttcaaatgtttccACAAAAAGgacataaaacaaaagtaagAAGTCAAAATGTGCTTGACGTGAACAACTGCTGAAACAACAAACACCACCACAGAAGTGAATGGATTCAATGGCTTAAATGgtaattgtattggttttaatgtaaacgttcaatggttttgtgtgtcTACTGGTATTGGTGGGAAGTTACTTGGCCCGACAGAATCATACTGGAATAAGACCTACGACACATTTACAGAATAAATTTGTAATGATTTAATGGTAAACAGCCATAATGCTATTTATAAAAGAAACCATTAGAATTATAGAGAAACCCATTCTCTATTTTGTCAATTATAAATCATATTCCGTGTTAAATCAGTGCAGAGTGTTGTCGAGTTTGTGACTGACCTTGCTGAGTTTCTCTCCGTCGCTGTGCGGGATGAGGGTCTTCAGAGACTGGAAGCCCGCGTTGATGCTCTGCATGCGCCGCCGTTCATTGCTGTTGGCGATCTCGCGTCGGATGCGCCGCTCCTGGTCCCGCGCCGTCTCCGGCGTGAGGGGAATGTTTGCTAAACTGTGGAGAGGGAAAAAACACTTTCACTATGCTGTCCTTAGCTGACACATTAAAACCTCCATGTACTTTATATTAAAATCTCATTCTACGATAATACCTCGCTAAAAAGCCCACGGTATTGTATTCATTTCAAAATTTGGAATGACTAACGATGACTTGGATACGTTTAACAAGCATCCGCATTTCTTTATCCTCttatcataactgttgcttagaggtatgcggtcaaatgacctaaaagtcccttttaaaaaataaaataattgtaccaGATGGATCTTGgcaaaggtaacatctatttttttatctaatattctctatgttaggccGTCTAAAATAGCATTTCATACAGccatgtgaccacgataatattgatacaattttgctattgcaataacacgatatcgataatattgttacactCCTAGCGAATACTGTTCAGATTTGCTTATTTTAGTTTGgaattttcttttcaaattgagacatttaactaaaaaaagaccaaatttaagagtttatttccttttttttactgtgcattcccattaatataaattaaaccacagttggtttgttttggttaaagccataataactaaaacaaTACATCTAacttaacacaataaaaacatgataacctaataaaaaacatattttttttaaacagtattctctttttggaaataaacctTTCAAATACTCCATTTGTTCTGTCAATAAACCTAATGTCAAACAAGAATAAGCCAAGCAGCTTCAGGAGTTAAGAAATATTACGTAGAGGTCAAATAGGCTTTTTGTTGTCTATGACAACTAAAACAGCACTACCTAACTTAGTTCAACATCCCAAAAACAGCATGCAAGTAAGTGACAGagaaacatcacaaaaacaaaaatgttggcATTCCTGGAtgttatcaattttattttatatctaaACTCAAGGCTCTGGAAATGACAGCTTCTCATGAGCACAGCGGATTGGGGTGAGGAAATCAAGCCTTAATTGAACTTCCCTTCTCTGTCTGTCTGGGCATCTCACAGGGTATCTTGGGAAAGCTTTGAAAAGCCTCTCTTATCAGTACTGACTCAGCTGAACGGACAAACACAGGGAACAATTGTGCAGACACATTTGAGGCTTCCTTGCGCCCAAGCGGCTTAAAATCCAGCAAACAGATCACATGCCAAACCAAAACCACAAACAACGGCAGCCAGATCCAGAGCAGCCACCTCCGggcataaacacacataaatgatAAACTAacgttaaaatatatttcaatgctTTTCCATTACCACAAAGACATCATAGAATGAATCACAATTATTTACTGGATCCTCAAGTTTGAgaacaaaggaaaaaaaatctgcatcaTAAACACATGTTGACAGGTTACACACAGACaaccaaaaaaaaagaagaatgtcTCTTTACAACAACATAGACTCGTAGCataatactttaataaatagaccaaataaaaataattcaaccTAACTTTTTCAAGCCTTATTGTGGAACAATTTATATGCCAAATAGAagataaatgtcattttaagtgtaTTTACAAAGTTAAATTCCTGACTTTTCAGGACGTGTATCAAGtgtttggatttattttatcTGGAGACACTGAAATGAATTAAAAGCAAAATACATGTACACCAATTACgtattttggttttaaaatgtacaaatatcatCATCATTATATGACATTTTCTTTACTTGTTAAGTTACGTTGTAGAAAATGTAGGGTGTTTTGGCTATAGTCTCAGCTTTTGATTCTATTTCTGTTAGATAAAGCTGATTTTGTTAGAGGTTGAAgcttattaaaaacaaaccacTACGCACCAAACGTAGTTCATCTGGCACCCCTAAAAACAACAGTCCCCATGATGCCCTGCGCCGATGTAATCACTGGCCCCGCCCCCGTCGACAACGGATCGCAGACGCATTGACGGGGCCTTACTTCAACAGCATACACACCCCCTTATTAAAAAACGCCAGTTATTCTTTACTAACCTTTAACTTTCTCAATACATTTAATCACGAAACACGTCAAAAACACCGAAGCAATTGAACAAAATCTCCGTACCGAACTTAAGGGGAAAACCCCGTTCGCAGATAACACGGTCCGCCATTACAACAATGCGCCTCTCGCGCTTCCTCCGTCCATGCGGCAGCAGCGACGCAGTCCAAATAACATCTGATCCGTCCTCCAATACACGCACCGATCCGTTCCCTACGTTTAACATCCGTATTAACCTTCGTACGTCGGGAACGTGAACGTATAAAGACACCGCGAAGAGTTTTAACGTTTGGCTTCGATGAGAAACAGACGACGCCAAATGCACGAGCCACAAGCATGGCCGCAGTGCCCACAATAACTTGTGCCCCGAAAACGCAGCCGAACTTCAGCCCAAACGCTTTATTTGACACGGCAGCCTCCACATTCGTACACTATAACAGTATTATGATGAAATCGGTGGACATTGTGTAACTATAAACACGCGCGAGCTCAGCAGCGTGGTGGTGTGTATGCAACCACgtggtttgtgtttgttggaGACAAAATGCATCGATTTCCCCGAGATATTTCATCGCTAACGTTCGCCCGACAAGCCAATGGGTTGCCGCGATGCCCCGGGAGATGAATGAAACGAAAAAAATCGAGTCTCGCGCGGGTTATGTACTGTCTCGAGCCGCCGGACAGGCGCATGTACACAATAACACAGAAATCGCACCATGCATGCATGTTACTCTACTACGAGCGCAGCCGCCGCTGGCGCGCGATTAAAGGATCGCGCGCGTTGGACGCAATGGATAAAACAGGGTCTCACGTACCTGCACAAGCCCCCTATGACTTCTTTTTCGCTTTTCCTGAAATGTTGCAACGAGGGCACCTTCTGAGCTGGCACCATGAAATACTCCATGCTTCCCCTCTTCTCTCCAGCTCCGGCTCCTCGATTCTTCGCGCAATGTTATtgagttaaaaacaaaacacctcGTTCTTGCCCGTTTCGCATTTAAAAAGCAGTACGGATGTCCTGGTGATTCGGGGCATGGGAGTGTGAGATGAGCGTTGAGTTGTAAAGGTTACTCTACTCCTCCAGCTGATGGGGTTCCCTCgtagtgtgtgtatatgtgtgtgtgtgtgtggcgcGCTAGCTCGCTCTCTTTCCCTCCCTCCTTCTGCatggacgtgtgtgtgtgtgtgtgtttgcagctGATCGGATGTCTTTCAAGGCGGGAAACAGCTGGTAGGAATCACACACAGCATTGCACTACCAAAAATCTGTCTTCCGCCGAAAATAACGACTTGCATGTAAACAAAAGACGATTGCAACATCATTTCAACATCAAACCCCTTTCTGTAGTTAAAcacgtttttttattacttGTTGTTTGATGGAAAGCGTATTGTTatgcatgcatttaaatattagCCAATGCGcaatacatacatgtatagGCATAGGACATCTCCAAAATACGTTAACAGCGTTCCTGTATGGATGCAGATCGGTCAGCGCATAGAAATATATCGTTTTTATGTCATATCTCATTTGTGCGCTGTTTTGAAGCATTGTGGCAAACATCTGCCCGTGCAGACAATGAATGATGCAATTCATGCCAAAATAAgaatgaaaatctgttttacAATGCGTGCGCATTggttacttttattatttaaagtaatgCGCATGTAATATTTGAGATGAATTGGAAACATGACATTGTTAATTGCGTTACGCGTGTAACGATATCGGTGTAGGTTTGTCAAACTGTTTAGCGCATCATGTAAATAGGCTTTTCGTTATCTATTGCTGGGGTGAAACATGAGGATCAGCTGACGCGCTGGCAGGGCTTCACAACAACAccgaggggagagagagagagagagagagagagagagagagaggctcaATGTGCGCACACCATTTTGGGTGCATGAAAGTTGCAGTAGGAGGAGGAACATGAGTTACCTAACCGCCTGCTCGAAgcacaaatcacacacacagacacaaaatgGGAGCGGTCATGAAGAACCCGGAAATGTGTGTGACTGCGACTCAACCGCGTGAACGTGCACGGACGCGAGCATTCATTCAGCCTGTGACTGTGAGCAGAAATTTCACGAGTACGTTGTTGTTGCTTTTCGAGATTTTAGGTGTAACAAGTGTTTAGTGTCGCTGTGTAAGAAGGTTTAGCAATAATAATGCTAAACAATTTTATaattcatgtattttatataaatgcgattttatataaataaaaaaagcaaaacttaagaaatataatattgaatttatataatattaaactaaTGTTAGTGCGACTTGTACGGTGATTGTAATTTTCTattatctgtgttttgttgcgtttgtgtataaaatgtatattttgtttttataaatatgaaacaaatttaataaatgaactaggtgtttttattatttgtattattcttTATGCATAACTAATAGATGAATAAACGCTTATTTACTGAGATTGTCTGGTTTAACAGAGCATATGTAAAGGTTTGAG
This region of Triplophysa dalaica isolate WHDGS20190420 chromosome 7, ASM1584641v1, whole genome shotgun sequence genomic DNA includes:
- the tfap4 gene encoding LOW QUALITY PROTEIN: transcription factor AP-4 (The sequence of the model RefSeq protein was modified relative to this genomic sequence to represent the inferred CDS: deleted 1 base in 1 codon), producing MEYFMVPAQKVPSLQHFRKSEKEVIGGLCSLANIPLTPETARDQERRIRREIANSNERRRMQSINAGFQSLKTLIPHSDGEKLSKAAILQQTAEYIFSMEQEKTRLLQQNTQLKRYIQKEFSGSSPKRRRAEEKDEGIGSPDILEEEKVEDLRREMIELRQQLDKERSVRMMLEEQIRSLDAHLYPEKLKVIAQHVQEQQVQTQTLMRIQQQEQLGKETAPARSPLMFSPATPPAPTHHATVIVPAPAPPPPSHHVTVVTMGNPTSVINTASTSRQNLDTIVQAIQHIEGTQERMVVPEEEKRRAVIVTPGRVLTDTADSDTASDNEGSEDC